In Cicer arietinum cultivar CDC Frontier isolate Library 1 chromosome 7, Cicar.CDCFrontier_v2.0, whole genome shotgun sequence, a single window of DNA contains:
- the LOC101488915 gene encoding phosphatidylinositol 4-kinase gamma 5: MSRKSDSPVQTQMAVALFSSPLGREYFEHKNMGERQSTGRRRVFVQTETGCVLGMELDRSDNAHTVKRRLQIALNVSTEESSLTFGDVVLKNDLRAVRNDTALFLTRNLMHRSSSTPCLSPTGRDMQQRDKSGPIEILGLSSSSDIMKHMVKDIEKAMKMGVDPIPVHGGLGGAYYFLNRRGESVAIVKPTDEEPFAPNNPKGFVGKALGQPGLKRSVRVGETGFREVAAYLLDYGHFAKVPPTALVKITHSIFNVNDGVNGKNIQRKKLVSKIASLQQFIPHDFDASDYGTSSFPVTAVHRIGILDIRILNTDRHAGNLLVKKVGAFGEVDLIPIDHGLCLPEALEDPYFEWIHWAQASIPFSEDELSYIENLDAARDCEMLQKELPMIREACLRVLVLCTIFLKEAAANGLCLAEIGEMMTREFRSGEEEPSELEVVCLEARKMLAEREELSPRTDLGDDEFLFDIDCDVAGSDFALKTTMDGPLARSPFQPGFGSGHGRNPLSKLDESIEEEEEEGDGKYPEGFVTFPPQEKVPTVSKLSMSLKNTMLSEKSQKHQNHSGGIADNGYYGNTSSGHKSANEQLLASTSFVKLADMTEDEWITFLEKFQELLYPAFAKRKLITLGQKQRLRLGTSCQF, encoded by the coding sequence ATGTCTCGTAAATCAGACAGCCCTGTTCAAACCCAGATGGCTGTGGCTTTATTCAGTAGTCCACTTGGTAGGGAATACTTTGAGCATAAGAACATGGGAGAAAGACAATCTACTGGAAGGAGAAGGGTTTTTGTGCAAACTGAAACCGGTTGTGTCTTGGGCATGGAGTTGGATCGTAGTGACAATGCACATACTGTGAAGAGGAGGCTGCAGATTGCCCTTAATGTCTCAACTGAAGAGAGCTCGCTAACTTTTGGGGATGTTGTCTTGAAGAATGACCTTAGGGCTGTTCGGAATGATACTGCCCTTTTTCTTACACGTAACCTTATGCACAGAAGTTCATCCACTCCATGCCTGTCACCCACTGGACGGGATATGCAGCAAAGGGACAAGAGTGGTCCTATTGAGATATTAGGGCTATCAAGTAGCTCTGATATAATGAAACATATGGTCAAGGACATTGAGAAGGCAATGAAGATGGGGGTAGATCCAATTCCAGTTCATGGTGGGCTCGGAGGtgcatattattttcttaacagAAGAGGTGAGAGTGTTGCAATTGTGAAACCAACGGATGAGGAGCCTTTTGCCCCAAATAATCCTAAAGGTTTTGTTGGTAAAGCTCTTGGACAACCAGGTTTGAAACGTTCAGTTCGGGTTGGGGAGACAGGCTTCAGGGAAGTTGCAGCTTATCTTCTTGACTATGGCCATTTTGCAAAAGTTCCTCCAACTGCATTAGTGAAGATTACTCACTCAATATTCAATGTCAATGATGGAGTCAATGGGAAAAACATCCAGAGGAAGAAGCTGGTTAGCAAGATTGCATCACTGCAGCAGTTCATACCTCATGATTTTGATGCAAGTGACTATGGGACATCTAGCTTCCCAGTTACTGCAGTGCATCGTATAGGGATATTAGACATTAGGATTCTTAACACAGATAGGCATGCTGGTAATTTGTTGGTTAAAAAAGTTGGGGCTTTTGGTGAGGTGGATTTAATTCCTATTGATCATGGGCTTTGCCTGCCAGAAGCTTTGGAAGACCCATACTTTGAGTGGATTCATTGGGCTCAGGCTTCGATTCCATTTTCCGAGGATGAGCTTTCTTACATTGAAAATCTGGATGCTGCTCGTGATTGTGAGATGTTACAAAAGGAACTACCTATGATTCGGGAGGCTTGTTTGAGAGTCTTAGTACTCTGCACCATTTTCCTCAAGGAGGCAGCTGCTAATGGTCTGTGCCTTGCTGAAATTGGTGAGATGATGACTAGGGAGTTCCGCAGCGGGGAGGAGGAACCCAGTGAACTGGAGGTTGTTTGTTTGGAAGCAAGGAAGATGTTGGCAGAGAGGGAAGAACTATCTCCCAGGACTGACTTGGGAGATGATGAATTCCTCTTTGACATAGACTGTGATGTAGCTGGGTCAGATTTTGCTCTGAAGACAACAATGGATGGTCCTCTTGCCAGATCACCTTTTCAGCCTGGATTTGGAAGCGGGCATGGTCGCAATCCACTTTCCAAATTGGATGAGAGCATtgaggaagaggaagaagaaggtgATGGAAAATATCCTGAGGGTTTCGTCACTTTTCCCCCTCAGGAAAAAGTCCCAAcggtttcgaaactttctatgtCACTGAAAAACACCATGTTAAGTGAGAAAAGCCAGAAACATCAGAATCATTCTGGAGGAATAGCAGATAATGGCTATTATGGGAATACATCATCTGGTCATAAGAGTGCCAATGAGCAGCTTCTTGCAAGCACAAGCTTTGTAAAGCTGGCAGATATGACTGAAGATGAATGGATAACGTTTCTGGAGAAGTTTCAAGAGCTGCTGTACCCAGCATTTGCCAAGAGGAAATTAATAACCTTAGGTCAGAAGCAACGACTGAGGCTTGGTACCTCGTGCCAGTTTTGA